The Candidatus Cybelea sp. genome window below encodes:
- the carA gene encoding glutamine-hydrolyzing carbamoyl-phosphate synthase small subunit, with amino-acid sequence MTALTPAALFLADGSRFDGQGLGVEGIALGEAVFYTGMTGYEEALTDPSYAGQILTFTYPMIGNYGISGSAAQSGRPCAAATVIKQIAHHPSHHLSKQSLPSWLDQWLVPALVEADTRAITIALREHGTIWAALAVGEPALREAERSLADYVRTANTKALVPSVAAREAFVAASGPGPRIVVIDCGVKRAILRQLEALGAAVSVVPYDASADEVLALEPDAVVVSPGPGDPTDLTQTIDALRGLVGRKPLFGVCLGHQLLALACGGRTYKLPYGHRGGNQPVKELEAGAVIVTAHNHGYAVDAQSLPDDLEATMTNLNDGTNEGFRHRTLPIAAVQFHPEASPGPFDARYLFAKWLSGVSRA; translated from the coding sequence ATGACGGCGTTAACTCCGGCGGCGCTGTTCTTGGCCGACGGCAGCCGTTTCGACGGCCAGGGCCTCGGCGTCGAGGGCATCGCGCTAGGCGAGGCGGTTTTCTATACGGGGATGACCGGTTATGAAGAAGCGCTGACCGATCCGTCGTATGCGGGGCAGATTCTGACGTTCACCTACCCGATGATCGGGAACTACGGCATCTCGGGAAGTGCCGCGCAGTCCGGCCGCCCGTGCGCCGCCGCGACCGTGATCAAACAGATCGCCCATCACCCCTCACACCACCTTTCGAAGCAGAGCTTGCCGTCGTGGCTTGACCAATGGCTCGTTCCCGCCCTCGTCGAGGCGGATACGCGCGCGATTACGATTGCGCTGCGGGAACACGGAACGATTTGGGCGGCGCTGGCCGTCGGCGAGCCGGCTTTGCGCGAGGCCGAACGGAGCCTCGCCGACTACGTGCGCACCGCTAACACGAAAGCGCTCGTTCCCAGCGTTGCCGCGCGCGAGGCCTTCGTCGCGGCGTCCGGTCCCGGCCCCAGAATCGTCGTGATCGACTGCGGCGTCAAACGCGCGATCCTGCGGCAGCTCGAGGCGCTCGGGGCGGCGGTCTCGGTCGTTCCCTACGACGCGAGCGCCGACGAAGTGCTCGCACTCGAGCCCGACGCGGTCGTCGTCTCGCCCGGGCCTGGAGACCCGACCGATCTCACGCAGACGATCGACGCGCTTCGCGGGCTGGTCGGTCGCAAGCCGCTCTTCGGCGTCTGTTTGGGGCATCAGCTGCTGGCGCTGGCGTGCGGCGGCAGAACCTACAAGTTGCCGTACGGGCATCGCGGCGGGAACCAACCGGTGAAGGAGCTCGAGGCCGGGGCGGTGATCGTCACCGCCCACAACCACGGCTACGCCGTCGACGCGCAGTCGCTTCCCGACGATCTCGAGGCAACGATGACCAACCTCAACGACGGCACGAATGAAGGCTTCCGTCACCGCACCCTGCCAATTGCGGCGGTGCAGTTTCATCCGGAGGCGTCGCCCGGCCCATTCGACGCGCGCTATCTCTTCGCGAAGTGGCTTTCGGGAGTCTCCCGAGCTTGA